ACATTTTTCTTTGGTTCTGAAATAATCAGTTTACCCGAAGTTCCGTGTTTGATAAACCCTTGCGGATTGTGAAATTTTGCTTTGTATTGAATAGAACCCGTTTGTCTGTCGATTTCTCCATCGGCAGTTCTCAATTCTCCTTTTTGATCGTACACCATTCCGTTTGGCAATACGAGTTTAATATCGCCTTGTGTATGAAGGGTTTTGTCTTCCATCATTTGAAAATAGGTGTTTTCAGGAATGGAGAAATAGGCATAAACGTCGTCCAGCTGAGAAACCGTTGTTAGTAACGAACCGTTTTCTACCAAACTTCCTTCTTTAAACGGAATTCTGTCAACTGTACCATCAAAAGGTGCGCGGATAGTGGTAAAACTAATCTGCTGGTCGATGGCCTTTTTTTCTGCGGCTGCGTGAGCCAATTTAGCAGAAGCAGCTTCATGTTTTGCTTTAGATAATTCTAATTCTTTATCCGCAATTACTTTTTTGTTGAATAGCGTTTGAGCTTGTTCCAATTCTACCGTTGCAATTCTTAAATCAGCTTTTGCGCTTTTAAAAATGGCTTCGGCTTTTAGGAGTTGTATCTGAAGTTCGACATCGCTTATTTTGAATAAGATTTGTCCTTTTTTTACTTTTTGTCCTTCGCTTACGTACACCTTGTCTAGTAAGCCTGGAATTCTCACATGTATTTCTACATTATTTTTAGCATGTACATCGGCAACAAACTTGCTCGAAACTACAGTGTCTTTTAGGGTAACTTTGTAAACAGGAAGTGTTTTGATATTGTCTGAATTCTTTTTTGATTTATCGCCGCACGAGACCAAAACGAACAGGGATAAAGAAAACAACAGGAATGTATTTTTATAGATATTCATAATTAGATTTGTAAAATTTAGATAAAATTGGTGTTCTTCCGTGCTTATTTACAGGAAGTTTGAATGATTTTGGATAAATAAACAGAAATGTTTTTGGTTGCTTTTCTGTTTCTTGAAGCACCGTTTTTAAGAAATGTTTTTATAGCCGAATACCTCATTTAGGCAAACGAAAGATTGGTTCAGAATGATTTTCTGAAAATATAAAAACACTAAAGAAATTACAATCTAGAATAATTGATACAAGTGGAGATGAGTGTGTCTTTCAATCTGGTATATCGAAGCAATACCATAAATTAAGCTCTTCTTGTAAAGCTTGAAGTTAATTAAATTACTAAAATAAGGAGCTTTGATTGTGCTTTGTTCCTCATTAGTCGCTCTGCCTTTAATCTTCTTTTTAGCGATACAATGAAGATCAATAGTTTTGGAGGTCGAAAAATCGGAAGAAAAGTGCAGTACATCGTCAGCTTCCACACTATCCAGCGTAATACAAGGATTCAGTTCAATAGGCAACGTATACGTTTCGGTGCCTCTAAAAAAAGAAAGCAGCGATAGTAAAACGATATATATGAACTTACTAGGTTTCATTTATAGCAAAATAGTAATTAATTTTTGTTGCTGAAAATTTCGACTTTAAGTCGCGTATAGTGCGTCAAATATACTATTTTGAAAAGTAAGGATTCTTAAAATTTTCTAAAAACCGTTTAAAATTAAAGGTTTGATAATAATCGAAGTTGATTTTTAGGGTTTTGATTTTTTAGGGGTAGGTATAATTGGACTTTGTAAATAGAGATTTGCTATTTTATAAAAATCTATTGTCCGTTTTATTTGGTATCGTTTAATTTCTTCTTGTATTCGTTTGATATTCTGCTTAATTCTTCTAAAATTTTTTCAGTTGAAATATCAATATTAAAGTTGTCCAGAATTTTTACTGGATCCTGCTTCTCCTGGAAATAAACAAAATCTTTATTAAAAAAAGCACAGACTTTCCCCATAAGATGGAAATCAATTTTTTTGGCTTTTCCATTTTCAATCTTGGACAACTCACTTTGCGAAATGTCTAATTGTATAGCCAATTGTTCCTGCGTTAAATTTCTTGACTCTCTTAATTTCTTGATTTTAAACCCGATATCCATGCGTGAAATAGTTTTTAAGGCGATTAGTTAAAAACGAATATATAATATTTTGTTTTAATTAACAATATTTAACTTATATAAATATGTTTGGTTAATTTAAAAATGAAAGATTTTTACTGGTATTTTCTATTGCTTAAAAAAACATCTAGTTATGAAAAAACTGTACTTCTTATTTCTTATGAGTATTTCGGTTAGTTATTCCCAAGACATTCTATGGGAGAAATCTTATGGAGGAATTCACTCCGATTATCTTTTTGATGCACAGCCTACAGCCGATTACGGTTTTATTCTGGCAGGAAGTTCACTCTCTAACAAAACGGGGAATAAAACCGATGATAATAGCGGGGATTTAGATTATTGGATTTGGAAAATGACCGAAAAAGGGGAGCTGGACTGGCAGAAAAGTTTTGGAGGTTCAGGTTTTGATTTGCTCCAAAGTATAAGAAATACTAGAGACGGTGGCTTTATTCTAGCAGGAAGTTCCAGTTCTGGAAAAAACTTTCAAAAGAAAGAAAATTGCAAAGGACTTACTGATTTTTGGGTAATAAAATTAGATGCTACGGGTCAAGAACAATGGCAGAGAACAATTGGAGGAGAGGGACAAGACGACTTGGTATGCGCTTTCCAAACGAGAGATGGAGGTTTTATACTGGGAGGATCTTCGAGTTCTAATCCTGTTTCGGAGGCCAATATTAGAATTGAGGGAAAAACTTCTGAAATCCCAAAGACAGATTTATTTAGCAAATCTGAAGAATGTCGAGGCAATCTTGATTACTGGATACTAAAACTAGATAAACAAGGAGCAATTGAATGGCAGAAAACCTATGGAGGAAAATATACTGACATTCTAAGAAGCATGGAACAAACTTCTGATAACGGTTATATACTAGTAGGTTACTCTAATTCTCCAGTATCGGGAGATAAGACAGAACACAACAATGGATCTGGCGATTATTGGATTTTAAAACTAGATGATCAAGGCAAAATTCAATGGCAGAAATCGTATGGGGCAGATGGAGACGACCAGCCTTATGTTATTCATCAAACAATGGACGGCGGTTTTGTTGTAGGAGGAAATTCTAATAGTAAGAATCCTTTAACTCCATTGGGAGGTATTGTGAGTAAAGGAACGGATTTCTGGGTTTTAAAACTAGATTCAGAGAGAGGAGTAGTTTGGAGCAAAACCTACGATTTTGGAGATGTAGACATTTTAACTTCACTGGTAGAGAACAAAGATCAAACCTATCTAATTGGCGGCTATGCCAAGACAGAGCATAAACAATCCTTAATTGGAAATGCATTGAAGAAAGTTGCAGTTGGAAAAGATAAAGACGGAATCAACGATTATATAGCAATGAAAATTGATGAAAAAGGAGAAGTAATCTGGAATAAAACCGTAGGAAGTGCAGGAGATGATATTTTAAGAAAGTTAATAGAAACTCGTGATGGCGGTTATTTGATGGCTGGAACTTCAGATTCTGGAGCTTCTAAAGATAAAAAGTCAAATATTGGCGGAAATGATTTTTGGGTTGTGAAACTAAAAGACAAAGCAAAAGTAGAAAAAGTTAAGGCAAGTATTGAAGCAATTCCTAATCCTGCAGTAACCTATACCAATGTCATCGTTGGTTATGATTTTAAAGAAGGGACTGCCTCTGTTATAGATATGCTGGGAAGGACATTACAGCGATTCAGTATTAAAAGCCGCACAGTTCCTGTAGATATGAGCCGTTATGCAGAAGGAGTTTACATCGTAAAAATTCAGACAGATGTGAAAACGGAATCGGTTAAGGTTATTAAAGCGTTTAGGTAATTCAAATTTTTCTAATATTATGTTTAAAGTTTTCTCCCGTAAGTTTTTTGTAATAGCAGTGGCTATGTCAAATATAGTTTGTGGTCAAATAACAAAAGACATTCCTAACTATTTTCCAGTAAGTCCTAATGCCGCTTCGTTTGCTAAGCAAGGCTTATTTCCTGTAGATTATTCAACGGGAAAAATTAGGATCAGTATTCCTCTTTATACTATTAAAACTAAAGAGTTAACTGTACCTATTGATATGAATTATAATAGTGCTGGAATTCAGCTGGATGAGCTAGCCTCATGGGTTGGTCTCGGATGGAATCTTAACGCTGGTGGAACTGTCGTTAGAAATGTAAAAGGAATTCCTGATACAGGAAACGCTGTTGCTGATATAGTTAATTTACCTTTTACGGCAGTAGGTTATGACACTTTGTTTTATCAATGTAACCCATATTGGGCAGGAAAAGCATATGATACTGCATATGATGAATTTATAGTTAATGCCCCGGGCTTATCGGGCACTTTTTACTTTGTTAATAATCAGGCTGTATTTAAGGACTTACAAAATACCGTAGTTAGAACCTCCTCTGTTAGTAATAAATTATTAGTTAACACATTAACTTTAGAAGTCATTAAAGATGATGGAACTACATATCGCTTTGGGCAAAGTCTAGATGGATATAATGCAAATGAAATTATACATAACGACACAAATACAAGTAAACCTGACTATATATCTTCTTGGTTCCTAACTGAAATTATACCGGCAAATAGTAAAAGTACAAATGATATTATATATTTTAAATATAAATTTCTTGACAATACAACAGATTATGCAATAATAGTAGGGGAGCAATTAATAGATAATAATATTTCAGTTAATCATGCTCCTGCATTAAGATCAATTGTACCAGATATAACTCGTTCAAATAAACAATTTTTAAAATCAATCAATTTTAATAATGGAATAGTTGAATTTTCATCTATACAGGATAGATTAGATTTAATAGAAGATTATAAATTAAGTAAAATAAGTATCTTTTCTTTAAAAGGAACTGTTAAAACTCTTATACAAGAATATGACTTTGTTTATGATTACTATTCAAGATCCGGAGGATTTATTACAGGTTATAATATACCATCAAGTTATTACAGTGATAAAAATATCAAAAGCAGAACGAAATCATTAAAGTTAACTCAAATTGCCAATAACCTGTTAGGTGTAAGTCATAAGTTTGAATACGAAAATACTCAATTGCCTGAACGAGGCACTACTAAAAAAGATTATTGGGGGTATATTAATGGAAATACAGGTAATCTTTCGCCGCCTACTGTCATTCAAAGAGAATCGGAATGGGTGCCACAGCGTGTTACTTACAATGTTGGAAATGGTATAAGAACAGCCGATGAAAATTTAATGAAATCTGGAATTCTACAAAAAATAATTTATCCAGAAGGCGGCTATACTATTTTCGAATATGAAGCCAATAGATTTATCGAAAATGTAACTACACAAACAATTGTTTCAAAAAGTGCTTCGGTTATTGCTTATGGAAGTGGCTGTAATTCAAATTATGGGCCTAACATAAAAAGCACAGCATTTACTCCTGTGAATTATGTTTCTGGAAGTGGTAAATTAAATATATCGTTTATGTCTGCTACCCAAGAATCAGGAGGAACAACAAATGTAAAATATGATATTGAAATGTGGCAGAGACCATTACCATTTACAGCAGGTGGTTCATTTGAATATTCAAGAGAATTTGGAAATTTAACTCACACATTATATGCAGCAGAATATCGATCTGGTAAAATTGGTGCCTATGGGTGTCCATTAACCACGATTACAGCATCATGGAAAGAAAACTCAGGAAGTACAACTACTCCAACTACAAAATTTATTGGAGGTTTGAGAATTCGATCAATTAAAAATTATGATAACAAAAATATTTCTATCCCTTCATTTACGAAATCATTTCAATATGAAGATCCTAATGTAATTGTGAAAGAGGGTAATGGTAGTTTTGTAAGAGGAGTTTTTGCTATAAATACCAATTCGGATGTTTTACCAATCTTTTCAACTTCTGCGGTATTTGATAATAATACTGGAGGCTCTCCTTCGATAACCTATGGAAAAGTAACAGAGTTCGATTCTAATGCAAACAATAGTGCAAATAATGGAAAAACAGAATATTTTTTTCAAAATGTTCCACTGGCACGTATATTTGATATTAGCGCAACAAGTCTCCCAACTGTTTACAAAAGCCCTAGTTTTAATCCAATCATATGGGGAGGAGCTGGAGCAAATATATCACTTCCATTAAACTTTTTAACAGAATTTGCATTCTATAAAAATGATCAGTGGAATCGAGGATCATTGTTGAGGACTAATATTTATAAATCTGGAACAACTCCAAATACTTATAAAATAATCCGCAGTATTGTTAATCAATATACAATATTGAAGCAATCAGCCTTACCTTACAACATCGTATTTAATAATTTCCCTTCTCAAATAAATCCAGGAGACGAACCTAGCTCATTTTATATTCCTTATAATCAAAGTGGTGATTTTCACTCGGGTATGTTTTATTATGCTGTTGGACAGACTTCTCAAGGAAAAAAAGAAATTACTAAATCAATTGAGACAGATTACGATGATAATGAAAACCCAGTGAACCAAAGAATAACAACTTATAATTATGAAAATCCGCTTCATTATCAAGTTACGAAAACTGAAAGCACTAATAGTAAATCAGAAACATTAAGAACACAGCTAAGTTACCCTCAGGATCTAGTTTCTACAGGACAAACAGCAGAAATGCAAGATTTAATAAATCAAAATAGAATTGACAAACCAATAAAAACAGAAACTTTTGTCAATGGTGTACAAACATCAGAAACAATTATTAAATATGAACAGAGTAATGCTACGGGAAACTTATTATTACCAAAAGAAATTCACTCTTCAAAAGGATTAATTGAGACATTTCCTTTTAGTAATTCAAATAGGAAATTAAACTTTAATTTATATGATACCGATGTTATCAATGGAAGTACATCTGGAAACGGGAACGTTTTGGAGTATTCTCTTGAAAGTGGCGCTCCAGTTTCAATTATCTGGGGTTACAACAAAACGCAGCCAATAGCTAAAATTGAAAATGCATCTTACAGTGACGTTTCAGGTTATGTTTCCAACCTTCAGACCCTTTCTGACACTGGAACTGAAGCAAGTTTAATCACAGCATTAAACAATTTAAGAACTGCACTTCCAAATGCTATGGTAACTACTTATACCTACATACCATTAGTAGGAGTAAGCACTATTACCGACCCTAAAGGAGATATTATAACTTACCAATATGACACTATTGGAAGGCTCGAACTTGTAAAAGACAAAAACGGAAATATCCTTTCAGAAAACCAATACCATTATCAAACCAACTAATACCAAAATGAGAAAGAAAATAATACTTTTTATAGCATTTTTTGCATGTACTCTTTTGGGATATGCACAAAGTAACAGTTCTAATCGTACTGTCATCGAAGGACCAGACCCATTTCCTCCGTTAGGACCTGGTGATCCAGGTATTCCTTTAGATCCTCTTGACCCTTTTGCTCCAGATCAAGGAAATAACGGAGGAGGTTCAGGAGGAGCCATAAACCCATCAAATCGTAATTACATTATTACCAAAATCTATAAAAAGCCAACGACATCCGTTTTAGGCTCTCCATCCTTGGATCAAGTTCAGACTAATATCACCTATTTTGATGGATTGGGCAGACCCATACAGCAGATTGCAAACGGACAATCGGCATCATCAAAAGATATTATAACTCATATTGCCTATGATGGTTTTGGAAGACAGATTAAGGAGTACATGCCATATGAAGGTTCATCTTCTTACATTGCTTTTGAACCGAATGCTGAAACTGGAACACTAAATTTTTACAATACTGCTAAATATGACAATACTGCAAACCCGTTTTCAGAAAAACAAATTGAAGCTTCTCCTTTAAACAGGACACTAAAGCAAGCTGCGCCTGGAAATGCATGGGCGCTCACCAGTGGACACGAAATAAAAGTAGATTACCAGACTAACAACTCCAATGAAGTAAGACTGTTCCAAACAAATACAGTTTGGGATGCTGGATTAGGCTTGTATGATATAAGTATTTCAGATCAGGGATTTTATCTGCAAAATCAGTTATACAAAACCGTAACTTATGACGAGAATACAACACCAGGAACCAATAAAGGAACAGAAGAGTTCAAAAACAAAGAAGGGCAGATTGTTTTAAAAAGAACCTATGATTCAGGCACCAAACATGACACTTATTATGTATATGATATTTACGGAAACCTGACCTATGTACTACCGCCAAAAGCAGATGGAATTATTACTGCCGCTATTCTCGACGGTTTATGCTATCAATACAAATATGACAACAAGAATAGGCTTGCCGAAAAAAAGCTTCCGGGCAAACAATGGGAGTTTATTGTATACGACAAACTCGATAGACCAGTTGTAACGGGGCCGGTAAATTCGCCATTTAATAACGATGCTTCTATTGGCTGGCTTATTACCAAATATGATGTTTTTGGCAGGATTGTGTATACAGGTTGGATGAATCAGTCTGCCAATTCACAAACTAGAAATTCATTACAGACGGCTCAAAACAGCGCCGCAGTTTTGTATGAAACTAAGCAGACTTCTGGAACTATTGATGGAATTCAGGCGTATTACAGCAATAGTATTGCACCAACTAATTTTAAGCTCTTAACGGTAAATTATTATGACAATTACACCTTTCCAAATGCACAATCTCAACCTTCATCTATAGAAGGGCAGACTGTTTTGGCTAATATAAAAGGAATAGCTTCAGGAAACTGGACAAGAGCTTTAACCACACCATCTTCTACAGCAGGTGAAACCAACACCATTTTTTATGACGAGAAAGCCAGACCTATAAAAATCTACCTTCAAAATTATCTGGGTGGTTATACATCCAGCGTGAGCAGTATTGATTTTGCAGGCAAAACCCTCTACACCATTACTAAACACAAACGCACGTCCAGCAGTGCTGAAACAACGATAAGAGAAGAATTTACTTATTCAGACCAAGATCGCCTGCTTACCCATACGCATCAGATAAACGGCGGAACAATAGAACTGCTGGCCGATAATAAATATGATGCTTTAGGACAGCTCGAAAGCAAAAATGTAGGGAATACTAAAGCAAGCCCGCTGCAGAAAATAGATTATAAATACAACATTAGAGGCTGGCTCACAGCCATAAACGATGTCAATAATTTACAACAGAACTCAGATCCTTTAGATTTGTTTGCTTTTAAAATTAACTATAACAAACAGCCGTTAAACACACAAGTGCAGGCATTATTTAACGGTAACATTGCCGAAACTTTCTGGAAAACAGCCTCAGACAATTCCCTGCGGACTTATGGTTATGTGTATGATGATCTTAACCGTTTAAAGAGTGCTTTGTATGGAAAACCAAACGATGCTATCCCATTCTCTGGGGCTTATAACGAAAGTTTAAGCTATGATAAAAATGGAAATATAAAATTTCTGCACAGATACGGAGACAGTGATGCCTCTTCTATCGTATTTAAAATAGACGATTTAACGTATGATTATTTAAACGACAATTCCAACCAGTTAGCCAAAGTTACAGAAAATCCGTCTGGCAACGACAACTCCGGATTTATAGATGGAAACAAAACAGGCGACGATTACAGTTATGATGATAATGGAAATATGACTGTTGATAAAAATAAAAACATAACTCTTATTGCCTACAACCATTTAAACCTGCCCAAAAAAATAACATTTGGAACAGGAAATACAATTGAGTACATTTACAATGCAGCAGGATTAAAACTGGAGAAAATCGTCACTCAAAATGGTAATGCCACTACAACCAATTATCTAGGAGGTTTCCAATACAAAAACAATACTTTAGAGTTTTTTCCAACCGCAGAAGGCTATTTTGATGCTGTAAACCAAAAGTATGTTTACCAGTACAAGGATCATTTAGGGAACATTCGTGTTATTTATGCTAAAAATGCAGGCAATGTTCTTGAAATTATTGATGAAAACAATTATTATCCCTTTGGTCTCAAGCATAATGGGTATAATGGAGGAGTGGCTTCTACAAATTCAGGACAAAAGTATAAATACAACGGCAAGGAGTTGCAAGATGAGTTATCACTAAACTTGTACGACTTCGGAACAAGAAATTATGACCCTGCTTTAGGGCGCTGGATGAACATTGATCCTCTGGCTGAACAAATGAGAAGATTTAGTCCTTATAATTATGCTTTTAATAATCCTATGCGATTTATTGACCCTGATGGGATGGCTCCTTATGACGTGACAATAAATGGCGACAAAGCTCAGGAAGCCTTAGCAGAGCTACAAAAAGCTGTTGGTGATGGCATAACATTGTCTTTGAAAGATGGAAAAGTTGGATATGAAAGAAATGGACAAGGCGCTCTAACTAAAAACGCGAGTGATTTAGTAAATGCAATCGATGATCATTCTGTAACAGCAAGTATTAATGCCTCTGGTAAAGATTATGCATCCAATGGGGATCCATTAGTAGGAAACCAAATGGGAGCTACTTTAAATGATAACGGTACCGCAACAGGAAATCAGGAGATAAATCCAAGTGCTTTAAGTGAAATGGATGCTATTAATGGCAAACCTGGACAAACGACATTACATGAAACAATGGAAGCTTTTACAGTAGGAAAAACTGCTTTAAGTTCAGGCCAGAATATAGCTCCCGCCACATGGGCAGATGGTTTAAATCCTAATAGCCCTTATAGATTAGCTCATGATAATGTAACTCCGCAATCAGGAGAAATTAGAATTTTTGATCAAAAAGGAAATGAAACT
This portion of the Flavobacterium panacagri genome encodes:
- a CDS encoding T9SS type A sorting domain-containing protein, whose translation is MKKLYFLFLMSISVSYSQDILWEKSYGGIHSDYLFDAQPTADYGFILAGSSLSNKTGNKTDDNSGDLDYWIWKMTEKGELDWQKSFGGSGFDLLQSIRNTRDGGFILAGSSSSGKNFQKKENCKGLTDFWVIKLDATGQEQWQRTIGGEGQDDLVCAFQTRDGGFILGGSSSSNPVSEANIRIEGKTSEIPKTDLFSKSEECRGNLDYWILKLDKQGAIEWQKTYGGKYTDILRSMEQTSDNGYILVGYSNSPVSGDKTEHNNGSGDYWILKLDDQGKIQWQKSYGADGDDQPYVIHQTMDGGFVVGGNSNSKNPLTPLGGIVSKGTDFWVLKLDSERGVVWSKTYDFGDVDILTSLVENKDQTYLIGGYAKTEHKQSLIGNALKKVAVGKDKDGINDYIAMKIDEKGEVIWNKTVGSAGDDILRKLIETRDGGYLMAGTSDSGASKDKKSNIGGNDFWVVKLKDKAKVEKVKASIEAIPNPAVTYTNVIVGYDFKEGTASVIDMLGRTLQRFSIKSRTVPVDMSRYAEGVYIVKIQTDVKTESVKVIKAFR
- a CDS encoding helix-turn-helix domain-containing protein; amino-acid sequence: MDIGFKIKKLRESRNLTQEQLAIQLDISQSELSKIENGKAKKIDFHLMGKVCAFFNKDFVYFQEKQDPVKILDNFNIDISTEKILEELSRISNEYKKKLNDTK
- a CDS encoding efflux RND transporter periplasmic adaptor subunit, whose translation is MNIYKNTFLLFSLSLFVLVSCGDKSKKNSDNIKTLPVYKVTLKDTVVSSKFVADVHAKNNVEIHVRIPGLLDKVYVSEGQKVKKGQILFKISDVELQIQLLKAEAIFKSAKADLRIATVELEQAQTLFNKKVIADKELELSKAKHEAASAKLAHAAAEKKAIDQQISFTTIRAPFDGTVDRIPFKEGSLVENGSLLTTVSQLDDVYAYFSIPENTYFQMMEDKTLHTQGDIKLVLPNGMVYDQKGELRTADGEIDRQTGSIQYKAKFHNPQGFIKHGTSGKLIISEPKKNVVLIPQKAVFSIQDKQYVFLVQKDGVVKMTNVSIESTLDDVYILNDGLKSDDLIVQEGTQSLRDGDKINIKQM
- a CDS encoding DUF6443 domain-containing protein, translated to MRKKIILFIAFFACTLLGYAQSNSSNRTVIEGPDPFPPLGPGDPGIPLDPLDPFAPDQGNNGGGSGGAINPSNRNYIITKIYKKPTTSVLGSPSLDQVQTNITYFDGLGRPIQQIANGQSASSKDIITHIAYDGFGRQIKEYMPYEGSSSYIAFEPNAETGTLNFYNTAKYDNTANPFSEKQIEASPLNRTLKQAAPGNAWALTSGHEIKVDYQTNNSNEVRLFQTNTVWDAGLGLYDISISDQGFYLQNQLYKTVTYDENTTPGTNKGTEEFKNKEGQIVLKRTYDSGTKHDTYYVYDIYGNLTYVLPPKADGIITAAILDGLCYQYKYDNKNRLAEKKLPGKQWEFIVYDKLDRPVVTGPVNSPFNNDASIGWLITKYDVFGRIVYTGWMNQSANSQTRNSLQTAQNSAAVLYETKQTSGTIDGIQAYYSNSIAPTNFKLLTVNYYDNYTFPNAQSQPSSIEGQTVLANIKGIASGNWTRALTTPSSTAGETNTIFYDEKARPIKIYLQNYLGGYTSSVSSIDFAGKTLYTITKHKRTSSSAETTIREEFTYSDQDRLLTHTHQINGGTIELLADNKYDALGQLESKNVGNTKASPLQKIDYKYNIRGWLTAINDVNNLQQNSDPLDLFAFKINYNKQPLNTQVQALFNGNIAETFWKTASDNSLRTYGYVYDDLNRLKSALYGKPNDAIPFSGAYNESLSYDKNGNIKFLHRYGDSDASSIVFKIDDLTYDYLNDNSNQLAKVTENPSGNDNSGFIDGNKTGDDYSYDDNGNMTVDKNKNITLIAYNHLNLPKKITFGTGNTIEYIYNAAGLKLEKIVTQNGNATTTNYLGGFQYKNNTLEFFPTAEGYFDAVNQKYVYQYKDHLGNIRVIYAKNAGNVLEIIDENNYYPFGLKHNGYNGGVASTNSGQKYKYNGKELQDELSLNLYDFGTRNYDPALGRWMNIDPLAEQMRRFSPYNYAFNNPMRFIDPDGMAPYDVTINGDKAQEALAELQKAVGDGITLSLKDGKVGYERNGQGALTKNASDLVNAIDDHSVTASINASGKDYASNGDPLVGNQMGATLNDNGTATGNQEINPSALSEMDAINGKPGQTTLHETMEAFTVGKTALSSGQNIAPATWADGLNPNSPYRLAHDNVTPQSGEIRIFDQKGNETFNPSDKNNWSKVKSNVNELNYGTRKEGSTTPFRLFHTIKR